One window of Amaranthus tricolor cultivar Red isolate AtriRed21 chromosome 11, ASM2621246v1, whole genome shotgun sequence genomic DNA carries:
- the LOC130827053 gene encoding LOW QUALITY PROTEIN: photosystem I assembly protein Ycf4-like (The sequence of the model RefSeq protein was modified relative to this genomic sequence to represent the inferred CDS: inserted 1 base in 1 codon), translating to MNWRSERIWIELITGSRKISNFSWAFILFLGSLGFXIGRNLLSLFPTQQILFFPQGIVMSFYGIAGLFISSYLWCTISWNVGSGYDLFEKKKEGIVCIFRWGFPGKNRRIFFRYLIKDIQSIRIELKEGISTRRVLYLEIRGQGAIPLTRTDENMTPREIEQKAAELAYFLRVPIEVF from the exons ATGAATTGGCGCTCAGAACGTATATGGATAGAACTTATAACGGGATCTCGAAAAATAAGTAATTTCTCTTGGGCCTTTATCCTTTTTTTAGGTTCATTAGGAT GTATTGGTAGGAATTTGCTATCTTTATTTCCCACCCagcaaattcttttttttccacAAGGAATTGTGATGTCTTTCTATGGGATCGCGGGCCTCTTTATTAGCTCCTATTTGTGGTGTACAATTTCGTGGAATGTAGGTAGTGGTTATGAtcttttcgaaaaaaaaaaagaaggaataGTATGTATTTTTCGTTGGGGATTCCCTGGAAAAAATCGTCGCATCTTCTTCCGATATCTTATAAAGGATATCCAATCTATTAGAATAGAACTTAAAGAGGGTATTTCTACTCGTCGTGTTCTTTATCTGGAAATTAGAGGCCAGGGAGCCATTCCTTTGACGCGTACTGATGAAAATATGACTCCACGAGAAATTGAACAAAAAGCTGCTGAATTGGCCTATTTTTTGCGTGTACCAATTGAAGtattttga
- the LOC130827057 gene encoding ribulose bisphosphate carboxylase large chain-like, whose amino-acid sequence RIWVQSSACSTSGEIKGHYLNATAGNCEEMIKRAVFARELGVPIVMHDYLTGGFTANTSLAQYCRDNGLLLHIHRAMHAVIDRQKNHGMHFRVLAKALRLSGGDHIHSGTVVGKLEGERDITLGFVDLLRDDYTEKDRSRGIFFTQSWVSTPGVLPVASGGIHVWHMPALTEIFGDDSVLQFGGGTLGHPWGNAPGAVANRVALEACVQARNEGRDLAREGNTIIREAAKWSPELAAACEVWKEIKFEFPAMDTI is encoded by the coding sequence CGTATTTGGGTTCAAAGCTCTGCGTGCTCTACGTCAGGTGAAATCAAAGGGCATTATTTGAATGCTACCGCAGGTAATTGCGAAGAAATGATAAAAAGAGCTGTATTTGCTAGAGAGTTGGGAGTTCCAATCGTAATGCATGACTACTTAACAGGTGGATTCACTGCAAATACTAGCTTGGCTCAGTATTGCCGAGACAATGGTCTACTTCTTCACATCCACCGTGCAATGCACGCAGTTATTGATAGACAGAAGAATCATGGTATGCACTTCCGTGTACTAGCTAAAGCGTTACGTCTGTCTGGTGGAGACCATATTCATTCTGGTACCGTAGTAGGTAAGCTTGAAGGGGAAAGAGATATTACTTTAGGCTTTGTTGATTTACTACGTGATGATTATACTGAAAAAGACAGAAGTCGCGGTATCTTTTTCACTCAATCTTGGGTTTCCACACCTGGTGTTCTTCCTGTTGCTTCAGGAGGTATTCACGTTTGGCATATGCCTGCTCTAACCGAAATCTTCGGGGATGATTCTGTACTACAGTTTGGTGGAGGAACTTTAGGACACCCTTGGGGGAATGCACCGGGTGCTGTAGCGAATCGAGTAGCTCTAGAAGCATGTGTACAAGCTCGTAATGAGGGACGTGACCTTGCTCGCGAGGGTAATACAATTATTCGTGAAGCTGCTAAATGGAGTCCTGAACTAGCTGCTGCTTGTGAAGTATGGAAGGAAATCAAATTTGAATTCCCGGCAATGGATACAATTTAG
- the LOC130827046 gene encoding ATP synthase subunit a-like, which produces MQRIRRLFLFDEESLNTTSSDATTLSQSTTTIDDYSLQSSSTQGCSGGIFEDHPGLNPSSELIVELHHDIHEKLGELMVGRSPDDVLVAAEALHAESDNTAFLQYLLNDLSENGVQSEAYHDALHLAGLIPSPLEQFSILPLIPMKIGNLYFSFTNPSLFMLLTLSLVLLLLHFVTKKGGGNSVPNVWQSLVELLYDFVLNLVNEQIGGLSGNVKQKFFPCILVTFTFLLFRNLQGMIPYSFTVTSHFLITLGLSFSIFIGITIVGFQKNGLHFLSFSLPAGVPLPLAPFLVLLELIPHCFRALSPGIRLFANMMAGHSSVKILSGFAWTMLCMNDLLYFIGDLGPLFIVLALTGLELGVAILQAHVFTILICIYLNDAINLHQNSFFFIYN; this is translated from the coding sequence ATGCAACGAATCCGACGACTCTTTTTATTTGATGAGGAAAGTCTGAATACAACTTCCAGTGATGCTACAACTCTGAGTCAATCGACGACGACTATTGACGATTATAGTCTTCAATCGTCCAGTACTCAGGGTTGTTCCGGTGGGATTTTTGAAGATCACCCTGGTCTTAACCCTTCAAGTGAGCTTATAGTCGAACTTCACCATGATATCCACGAAAAATTGGGAGAGTTGATGGTGGGCAGAAGTCCCGACGATGTTCTGGTTGCGGCCGAAGCTTTACACGCGGAAAGCGACAATACCGCCTTTCTGCAGTACCTTTTGAATGATTTGAGCGAAAACGGAGTACAAAGTGAAGCTTATCACGATGCTCTTCATCTAGCGGGACTGATCCCCAGCCCACTTGAGCAATTTTCCATTCTCCCATTGATTCCTATGAAAATAGGAAACTTGTATTTCTCATTCACAAATCCATCTTTGTTTATGCTGCTAACTCTCAGTTTGGTCCTACTTCTGCTTCATTTTGTTACTAAAAAGGGAGGAGGAAACTCAGTACCAAATGTTTGGCAATCCTTGGTAGAGCTTCTTTATGATTTCGTGCTGAACCTGGTAAACGAACAAATAGGTGGTCTTTCCGGAAATGTGAAACAAAAGTTTTTCCCTTGCATCTTGGTCACTTTTACTTTTTTGTTATTTCGTAATCTCCAGGGTATGATACCCTATAGCTTTACAGTTACAAGTCATTTTCTCATTACTTTGGGTctttcattttccatttttattGGCATTACTATAGTGGGATTTCAAAAAAATGGGCTTCATTTTTTAAGCTTCTCATTACCTGCAGGAGTCCCACTGCCGTTAGCACCTTTTTTAGTACTCCTTGAGCTAATCCCTCATTGTTTTCGCGCATTAAGCCCAGGAATACGTTTATTTGCTAATATGATGGCCGGGCATAGTTCAGTAAAGATTTTAAGTGGGTTCGCCTGGACTATGCTATGTATGAATGATCTTTTATATTTCATAGGAGATCTTGGTCCTTTATTTATAGTTCTTGCATTAACCGGTCTGGAATTAGGGGTAGCTATATTACAAGCTCATGTTTTTACGATCTTAATCTGTATTTACTTGAATGATGCTATAAATCTCCATCAAaattctttcttttttatttataattga